From one Zhongshania sp. R06B22 genomic stretch:
- a CDS encoding acetoacetate decarboxylase family protein → MHNTAIICQEAPVPSASGKEITNEHCSKVNSQTYLIAGQEITLPVKVGAAAMLMNVFVVDAKKAQQLIAASGFKVVEIWPGKALMQLLGVDYQQNDLGDYNEAAIVFPVTTPGEPKPLPVIGTIWRMFKGSPGNYVYRMPVNQGFTTHAGRFIWGFPKWVTDVDIQFGEKTASAKFSDDGELVFAIDAATGAKTSAKPQAAPSLAIRDNLAWKTIGITEGEGLTFKLGGSPPKIGEHHPLALQLRALGLPKKPMCTISIRQAKMHFDAPEAVAIGSPFTS, encoded by the coding sequence ATGCACAATACCGCGATTATATGTCAGGAAGCGCCCGTTCCGAGCGCTAGCGGCAAAGAAATTACCAATGAGCACTGCTCTAAAGTTAATTCGCAAACCTACCTCATCGCTGGCCAAGAAATCACCCTGCCAGTCAAGGTCGGTGCCGCAGCGATGTTGATGAATGTTTTTGTGGTTGATGCCAAAAAAGCACAGCAATTGATCGCCGCCAGTGGCTTTAAGGTTGTTGAAATATGGCCAGGCAAGGCGCTGATGCAGTTACTTGGTGTCGACTATCAGCAAAATGACCTTGGTGACTACAACGAAGCAGCGATTGTATTTCCGGTCACCACCCCTGGGGAACCAAAACCGCTGCCGGTTATTGGTACCATTTGGCGCATGTTCAAAGGCTCACCGGGCAACTATGTGTACCGTATGCCGGTAAATCAGGGATTTACCACCCATGCCGGTCGCTTTATTTGGGGGTTTCCAAAATGGGTGACTGATGTCGACATCCAATTTGGAGAGAAAACCGCGTCGGCAAAATTCAGTGATGACGGTGAGCTAGTGTTTGCCATCGATGCCGCAACAGGTGCCAAAACCAGCGCTAAGCCGCAAGCAGCTCCGTCGTTAGCCATTCGTGACAATCTAGCATGGAAGACTATAGGTATAACAGAAGGTGAAGGCCTCACCTTTAAATTAGGTGGCAGTCCACCTAAAATTGGTGAGCATCACCCCTTAGCCTTGCAACTCAGGGCGCTGGGATTGCCAAAAAAACCAATGTGCACGATATCTATCCGCCAGGCGAAAATGCATTTTGATGCGCCCGAAGCGGTGGCAATTGGCAGCCCTTTCACAAGCTAA
- the pepN gene encoding aminopeptidase N, whose translation MRDAQPSTIFLSDYSVPDFLIDSTTLRFELGEASSLVCSVLALRRNPDAASQDAPLQLHGTELELVSLSIDGRQLDDSEWSQSGEQLSIANVPASFSLCCETRLRPQDNTSLEGLYKSSGMFCTQCEAEGFRKITYYLDRPDVMSVFTVEIIADQSRYPVLLSNGNLIETESLADGIHKTVWHDPFPKPAYLFALVAGKLAVVEDQFLTTSGRSVDLKIYVDEKDLDKCDHAMLSLKNAMRWDEDVYGREYDLDIFNIVAVDDFNMGAMENKSLNIFNTSCVLAKQETTTDAGFQRVEGVVAHEYFHNWSGNRVTCRDWFQLSLKEGFTVFRDSEFSSDMGSPTVKRVEDVTLLRTAQFAEDAGPMAHPIRPDSFIEISNFYTVTIYEKGSEVVRMIHTLLGPELFRKGSDLYFDRHDGQAVTCEDFVLAMEDASGIDLKQFRHWYSQAGTPRLHVSGTYDEQAQTYTLVVKQSCPSTPGQTEKAPFHIPLAVALIGEAGQLALQLTDAAANIESPDNTELVLNVTEPEQRFVFANIKEEPVPSLLRGFSAPVKLDFDYSGAQLLRLMRSDSDGFCRWDASQQLGLVEIKRAITALAAGQQVSPDSEYVSACRELLANTSLDAAMVALMLQLPSEAYLAEIIHPVDVHGIHHAREALRKALATALSDEFSACYSRCESDEAYAPDAAQIARRSLKNTALSYLMLLDDAQSIALAVRQYESSSNMTDRLAALTYLVNSTAAYKAEALLRFYQQWQHEPLVINQWFQVQAMCRLPGTLEVVQGLMSHPAFDIRNPNKVRALIGAFCGQNGVNFHREDGAGYRFLADQVLLLNRSNPQIASRLLVPLTKWRKYLPSAQQLMCSELQRVLADPELSSDVYEVVSKSLQDYQ comes from the coding sequence ATGCGCGATGCGCAGCCTAGCACTATCTTTTTAAGCGATTACAGCGTCCCTGACTTTTTAATCGATAGCACCACCTTACGATTTGAGTTGGGGGAAGCTAGCAGTCTCGTGTGCTCAGTTCTTGCGCTCAGGCGTAACCCGGACGCTGCCAGCCAAGATGCGCCATTGCAGCTTCATGGTACCGAACTCGAGCTAGTTTCTTTGAGTATTGATGGCCGCCAGTTAGATGACAGTGAATGGTCGCAGAGCGGAGAGCAGCTGAGCATAGCCAATGTGCCGGCTTCCTTTAGCTTGTGCTGCGAAACCCGTCTTCGACCGCAAGATAACACGTCACTTGAGGGCCTCTATAAGTCTAGTGGTATGTTTTGCACTCAGTGCGAGGCGGAAGGTTTCCGAAAAATAACCTATTACCTCGACCGGCCTGATGTAATGTCGGTGTTTACCGTAGAGATTATTGCTGACCAGTCGCGGTATCCGGTATTGCTGTCTAATGGCAACCTCATTGAGACTGAAAGCTTGGCGGACGGCATTCACAAAACCGTGTGGCACGACCCTTTCCCCAAACCGGCGTATTTGTTCGCCCTGGTTGCTGGCAAGCTTGCGGTGGTAGAAGACCAGTTCCTGACGACAAGTGGGCGCAGTGTCGATCTCAAAATTTATGTTGACGAAAAAGATCTCGATAAATGTGATCACGCCATGTTGTCCCTCAAGAACGCCATGCGCTGGGATGAAGACGTTTACGGGCGCGAATACGACCTCGATATATTTAATATTGTGGCGGTAGACGATTTCAATATGGGCGCGATGGAGAACAAAAGTCTCAATATCTTTAATACGTCTTGCGTACTGGCCAAACAAGAAACCACTACCGACGCCGGATTTCAGCGGGTGGAAGGGGTTGTCGCCCACGAATATTTTCACAACTGGTCTGGCAATCGTGTCACCTGTCGAGATTGGTTTCAGTTGAGTCTTAAGGAAGGCTTCACGGTATTTCGGGACTCGGAATTCTCTTCAGACATGGGCTCGCCAACGGTTAAGCGGGTTGAAGACGTGACCTTATTGCGGACCGCGCAATTTGCCGAAGACGCGGGTCCGATGGCGCACCCGATTCGGCCCGACTCGTTTATAGAAATTTCTAATTTTTATACCGTGACGATCTATGAAAAAGGCTCGGAAGTCGTGCGCATGATTCATACCCTGCTGGGGCCTGAATTATTCCGCAAAGGCAGTGATTTGTATTTTGATCGCCACGATGGTCAGGCAGTGACCTGCGAAGATTTTGTCTTGGCGATGGAAGACGCCAGCGGCATCGATCTTAAACAGTTCCGTCATTGGTATTCCCAAGCGGGTACGCCACGCTTGCACGTCAGCGGCACATACGATGAACAAGCACAAACGTATACATTGGTGGTTAAGCAGTCTTGTCCATCAACGCCCGGTCAGACCGAGAAAGCGCCTTTCCATATTCCCTTGGCGGTGGCGCTAATTGGTGAAGCGGGTCAGCTTGCTCTGCAGTTAACAGACGCGGCGGCTAATATCGAGTCGCCGGATAATACCGAACTGGTGCTCAACGTCACTGAGCCTGAGCAGCGTTTTGTATTTGCAAATATTAAAGAAGAGCCGGTGCCGAGTTTGCTACGAGGGTTTTCTGCGCCGGTAAAACTTGATTTTGATTATAGCGGCGCTCAGTTGTTGCGCCTTATGCGGAGTGACAGTGACGGCTTTTGTCGCTGGGATGCCAGTCAGCAGCTTGGCTTGGTAGAAATTAAACGGGCGATTACGGCCTTAGCGGCGGGTCAGCAGGTCTCGCCTGACTCTGAGTATGTAAGCGCATGTCGCGAGTTGTTGGCAAATACATCGCTCGATGCGGCGATGGTTGCGCTGATGCTGCAGTTGCCCTCAGAAGCTTACTTGGCAGAAATTATTCACCCAGTCGATGTCCATGGCATTCACCATGCCCGCGAAGCTTTGCGCAAAGCCCTGGCAACTGCGCTTAGCGATGAATTTAGTGCCTGTTATTCTCGTTGTGAAAGTGACGAGGCCTATGCGCCAGACGCGGCTCAAATTGCCCGTCGCAGCTTAAAGAATACCGCGCTCTCATATCTGATGTTGTTAGATGATGCACAGTCTATCGCCTTGGCAGTTCGCCAGTACGAGAGCAGTAGCAATATGACTGACCGCCTTGCGGCGCTAACGTATTTAGTAAACAGCACTGCGGCTTACAAGGCAGAGGCATTGCTGCGCTTTTATCAGCAGTGGCAGCATGAACCCTTGGTGATAAATCAGTGGTTTCAGGTGCAGGCCATGTGTCGCTTGCCGGGCACCTTGGAAGTCGTGCAGGGGTTAATGTCGCATCCGGCTTTCGATATTCGCAATCCCAATAAGGTGCGCGCATTGATTGGGGCCTTCTGCGGCCAAAACGGGGTTAATTTCCATCGTGAAGACGGCGCTGGCTACCGTTTTCTAGCAGATCAGGTCTTATTACTTAACCGCAGTAATCCACAAATAGCGTCTCGATTGCTGGTGCCGCTGACTAAGTGGCGTAAATACTTGCCGTCGGCTCAGCAGCTTATGTGCTCAGAATTACAGCGCGTGCTTGCAGATCCAGAGCTGTCTAGTGATGTCTATGAGGTGGTGTCAAAAAGTTTGCAGGACTATCAGTAA
- a CDS encoding DUF1853 family protein — protein MPYFKSHLVRALAWSCFSETLINEIAAPIAPIRRPNLPLTAYRLDWLQKLDANDLALKEYLHQHCHSTRLGLVFESLWHFFLLEDPDTELVAHNIPVRDGKLTLGEFDLIYYCRISKRHIHLELAVKFFLGIPNKHKAPDLNQWFGPNRADRLDRKLARLTQHQLPLAHTEAGQAVIKQLGIDNIEQELQVSGILFHANLEDGQNPPLNPNHQRGDWLSTSAFQLAQSQSGKQNSWRYIEKPSWLGAEFDTATLLTDKHLEMAIHKPIMLINAQQQRRFLVADDWAD, from the coding sequence TTGCCCTATTTTAAGTCTCACCTCGTTCGCGCCCTAGCTTGGAGCTGCTTTAGCGAAACGCTTATTAACGAAATAGCGGCCCCAATCGCGCCCATCCGCCGCCCGAACTTACCATTAACTGCTTATCGTCTTGACTGGTTACAAAAGCTTGATGCCAACGATCTCGCTCTTAAAGAGTATCTACACCAACACTGTCACAGCACGCGGCTAGGATTGGTATTTGAAAGCTTATGGCATTTCTTTCTGCTGGAGGACCCCGACACCGAACTGGTCGCCCATAATATCCCCGTTCGAGACGGCAAGCTGACGCTGGGAGAGTTTGACCTAATTTATTATTGCCGAATATCCAAACGCCACATTCACCTTGAACTCGCGGTGAAATTCTTTCTTGGTATTCCCAATAAGCACAAGGCACCCGATCTGAATCAATGGTTTGGCCCCAATCGCGCCGACCGCCTAGACCGCAAACTTGCCAGGCTCACCCAACACCAATTGCCACTTGCTCACACCGAGGCAGGCCAAGCCGTTATTAAGCAACTGGGCATCGATAATATTGAGCAAGAACTGCAAGTGAGTGGCATTTTGTTCCACGCCAATCTCGAGGACGGCCAGAACCCGCCCCTCAACCCCAATCACCAACGGGGCGATTGGCTCAGCACCAGCGCATTCCAATTAGCGCAGTCACAATCTGGCAAACAAAATAGCTGGCGGTATATCGAAAAACCCAGCTGGTTGGGAGCCGAATTCGATACCGCAACATTATTGACAGATAAACATCTAGAAATGGCGATTCATAAACCCATCATGCTGATTAACGCCCAACAGCAACGGCGCTTTTTGGTCGCTGACGACTGGGCAGACTAG
- a CDS encoding DUF2797 domain-containing protein gives MSISALVGPVAKMKTQLVDDLAVYSMPIGDELLGMNALIGRTLRMEFRQQINCVHCGRLTKKSFNQGYCYPCFQRLAQCDICIMSPEKCHYFEGTCREPEWGESHCLIDHIVYLANSSGVKVGITRGTQVPTRWIDQGAVAALPIFRVSNRLQSGLVETLYKSHVADKTSWQAMLKGEPDEVDLAARRDELFELCQPGLKELQENHGLQAIQAISDIPVQHIHFPVETYPFKVKSFNLDKVPVVEGTLIGIKGQYLIFDTGVINIRKYAGYHIELRSES, from the coding sequence ATGAGCATATCCGCTCTAGTCGGTCCTGTCGCAAAAATGAAAACCCAGTTGGTCGATGATCTAGCTGTTTATAGCATGCCAATTGGCGATGAGCTGCTTGGCATGAACGCCTTAATTGGCCGTACCTTGCGGATGGAGTTTCGGCAGCAGATTAATTGTGTGCACTGCGGAAGATTGACAAAAAAGAGTTTTAATCAAGGCTATTGTTATCCTTGTTTTCAGCGTTTAGCGCAGTGTGATATTTGTATAATGAGCCCTGAAAAGTGCCACTATTTTGAGGGTACATGCCGGGAGCCGGAATGGGGTGAAAGTCACTGCCTAATCGATCATATTGTATATTTGGCAAACTCTTCAGGTGTCAAAGTGGGTATTACCCGGGGTACCCAGGTGCCCACCCGCTGGATTGATCAAGGTGCGGTAGCCGCGCTGCCAATATTTCGGGTCAGTAATCGTTTGCAGTCCGGTTTGGTTGAGACCTTATATAAATCTCATGTTGCGGATAAGACCAGCTGGCAGGCGATGTTAAAAGGTGAGCCCGACGAAGTGGATTTAGCCGCGCGCCGCGATGAGCTTTTTGAGCTTTGCCAGCCCGGTCTTAAGGAGTTGCAAGAGAACCATGGTCTGCAGGCAATTCAAGCGATTAGTGATATTCCGGTGCAGCATATTCATTTTCCGGTCGAGACCTATCCATTCAAAGTTAAATCATTCAACTTAGATAAAGTGCCGGTAGTTGAAGGCACTTTGATCGGCATAAAGGGTCAGTATCTGATCTTTGACACTGGCGTGATTAATATTCGTAAATACGCCGGATACCATATTGAATTACGCAGTGAATCGTAG
- a CDS encoding rhomboid family intramembrane serine protease yields MSEVVGLRLPLSTDLARFSLLLWQDSIPHRIAEERGMQVLWVGSEHHAAQVKTLYERLQAGDPELAAVTIERRRVEPKRAWYRRFFSVPVVAILLVLSFLGALLPALDRDYQYLPYLSFYQLYIVDGTLRGDWPIGQLWRVITPAFLHFGVMHIVFNSLWLWELGGMIERRQGAVRILGLVLLVAAGSNIAQAISSVSLFGGMSGVIYGLLGYIVIWNHLRPTQAFPLAKGVAIVMVVWLLICMAGFTELLGLGSIANTAHVSGLLLGFFLGLAAALLDRKPI; encoded by the coding sequence ATGTCTGAAGTAGTGGGTTTACGCTTGCCCTTAAGTACAGATTTAGCGAGATTTTCTTTATTACTTTGGCAGGATTCAATACCTCACCGTATTGCCGAAGAGCGTGGTATGCAGGTGCTTTGGGTTGGCTCGGAACATCATGCGGCGCAGGTAAAAACACTTTATGAGCGCTTGCAGGCCGGCGATCCAGAACTTGCGGCAGTCACTATTGAGCGCCGTCGTGTGGAGCCTAAGCGAGCTTGGTATCGCCGTTTCTTCAGCGTGCCTGTGGTGGCGATACTACTTGTTTTGAGTTTTCTCGGGGCATTGTTGCCCGCTCTTGATCGCGACTATCAATACTTGCCCTACCTGAGCTTTTATCAACTCTATATTGTTGATGGCACCCTGCGCGGCGATTGGCCGATTGGACAGTTGTGGCGAGTGATTACCCCAGCGTTTTTGCATTTTGGCGTCATGCATATCGTGTTTAATAGTCTTTGGCTGTGGGAGCTGGGGGGTATGATCGAGCGCCGTCAGGGCGCGGTGCGGATACTCGGATTAGTCTTACTCGTCGCTGCGGGATCGAATATTGCGCAGGCCATCAGCAGCGTGTCTTTATTTGGCGGCATGTCTGGTGTGATATACGGCTTATTGGGCTATATCGTGATATGGAATCACTTGCGGCCTACTCAGGCCTTTCCGCTGGCGAAAGGCGTTGCGATAGTGATGGTGGTGTGGCTATTAATTTGTATGGCTGGCTTCACAGAGTTATTGGGTCTTGGTTCAATTGCCAATACAGCCCACGTTAGCGGTTTGTTATTGGGCTTTTTTCTAGGGCTAGCGGCCGCGCTGCTAGATCGCAAACCGATATAA
- a CDS encoding quinone-dependent dihydroorotate dehydrogenase — MYSVLRHILFCLPTETSHHLSLGSVWLLQKLGLSRLFAKPMVSSPLTVMGIEFPNAVGLAAGLDKDAKYINGLSALGFGFIEVGTVTPKAQAGNPQPRLFRLPEAEAIINRMGFNNLGLEHLLEQVKASGFKGVLGINIGKNKDTPAEHAVDDYLIGLRAVYSFASYVTVNLSSPNTPGLRDLQFGQPLIDLLGALKKAQLELAEKYGRYVPMAVKIAPDMAEDDIRRVAEVFVEQGIDGVIATNTTIARDAVAGLRHGDEVGGLSGLPVRDSSTTVIRILADALNGRLPIIGVGGISDGESAVDKIAAGASLVQIYTGFIYRGPALIAEAASAIANIEAA, encoded by the coding sequence ATGTATTCTGTCTTGCGTCATATATTGTTTTGTCTGCCCACCGAAACCTCGCATCATCTGTCTTTAGGCTCCGTTTGGTTGTTGCAAAAATTGGGTTTGAGTCGTTTGTTTGCTAAACCAATGGTCTCGTCACCGCTTACCGTGATGGGTATAGAATTTCCTAATGCTGTGGGTTTGGCCGCGGGCTTAGATAAGGACGCCAAGTATATAAATGGCCTGTCGGCTCTAGGATTCGGCTTTATAGAAGTGGGTACGGTAACGCCAAAGGCGCAAGCGGGTAACCCTCAGCCGCGTCTGTTTCGCTTGCCGGAAGCGGAAGCGATCATCAATCGTATGGGGTTTAATAATCTAGGGCTTGAACATCTACTTGAGCAGGTTAAGGCTAGCGGATTTAAGGGTGTACTTGGCATTAATATTGGCAAGAACAAGGACACCCCGGCTGAGCATGCAGTTGACGATTATTTGATAGGTTTACGCGCAGTTTATTCCTTCGCCAGTTATGTCACCGTGAATTTGTCCTCTCCAAATACACCGGGTTTACGGGATCTACAGTTTGGCCAGCCCTTGATTGATTTACTCGGCGCGCTTAAAAAAGCCCAGTTAGAGCTGGCTGAAAAATATGGTCGCTATGTTCCTATGGCGGTGAAAATTGCGCCGGATATGGCGGAAGATGATATTCGTCGCGTTGCCGAGGTGTTTGTGGAGCAGGGCATAGATGGTGTGATCGCCACTAATACTACGATTGCGCGGGATGCCGTAGCTGGGCTTCGCCACGGTGACGAGGTGGGCGGTTTGAGCGGCCTACCGGTTCGAGATAGTTCGACCACGGTTATTCGAATTTTGGCAGACGCACTAAACGGTCGCTTGCCTATTATTGGGGTGGGCGGTATTAGCGATGGTGAATCCGCGGTGGACAAAATTGCAGCCGGGGCGTCGCTAGTACAAATATATACTGGCTTTATTTACCGGGGTCCGGCACTTATTGCTGAAGCCGCTAGTGCGATCGCAAATATAGAGGCCGCTTAG
- a CDS encoding MarC family protein produces the protein MAIDTALVEAFTVAFATFFATIGPIDVAAMFAALTSGLSAKKRRRTAVRGVLIAGAILLAFALLGEFILNAMGISLAALRAAGGVLLLLIGIELVTVKGSGATTTTLEEDQEAEARSDIAVFPLATPLIAGPGAIGAVILLMAHADGDLLEQTAVVISLVFVLAMTLLSLLLASRLQNWLGVTGMHMISRVFGVLLCALAMQFLFDGIAQSGLLSTVAAR, from the coding sequence GTGGCTATTGATACCGCCTTAGTAGAAGCATTCACTGTCGCGTTTGCCACCTTCTTTGCGACCATCGGTCCGATTGACGTGGCGGCTATGTTTGCGGCATTGACCAGTGGCTTGTCTGCAAAAAAACGTCGCCGTACGGCCGTGCGTGGAGTGTTAATTGCCGGAGCTATTTTATTGGCATTTGCACTGTTGGGTGAATTTATACTCAATGCTATGGGTATCTCACTTGCGGCCTTGAGAGCGGCGGGTGGGGTTTTGCTGTTGTTAATCGGAATTGAATTGGTGACAGTGAAGGGTAGTGGCGCGACCACAACCACCCTTGAAGAAGATCAAGAAGCAGAGGCGCGTAGCGATATTGCGGTGTTCCCGCTAGCTACACCGCTGATTGCTGGGCCGGGGGCGATAGGCGCGGTGATCTTATTGATGGCTCATGCCGATGGTGATCTTTTGGAGCAAACGGCGGTCGTCATCTCCCTGGTATTCGTACTGGCGATGACACTATTGTCATTACTACTCGCGAGCCGCTTACAGAATTGGCTGGGGGTTACTGGCATGCATATGATTAGCCGGGTCTTTGGTGTGCTGCTGTGCGCTCTGGCGATGCAGTTTTTGTTTGACGGCATCGCGCAGAGCGGTTTGTTATCAACAGTGGCGGCACGCTAA
- a CDS encoding 1-aminocyclopropane-1-carboxylate deaminase/D-cysteine desulfhydrase, with translation MIQYLYTSTCGVAVDVLRLDALDSLAPGNKWFKLLPNIVAAENACAFSVLSFGGAYSNHLHALAAVGRAKGIATIGCVRADANSQLTPTLQDAKDWGMSLHYLSRSDYRRRGDTVFIAELAAQYPNTYLIPEGGGNVLGAQGCGNIVDLIPAAGQAYAAVVLACGTGTTLAGVASKSADGVKVIGIPVLKAEKFMATDIAILLSDLGGDRGNWRLDHRFHGGAYARLPQHMAEYMTAFERRQNVLLDPVYTAKAAYAVQYMVDNKEFDPGNRVLLIHTGGLQGRRGFGLDLGAAGR, from the coding sequence GTGATTCAGTATTTGTACACCTCAACCTGCGGGGTTGCGGTCGATGTGCTTAGATTAGATGCACTCGACAGTCTTGCTCCGGGCAATAAATGGTTTAAGTTGTTGCCAAACATCGTCGCTGCCGAAAACGCCTGCGCTTTCAGCGTGCTCAGTTTTGGCGGCGCATATTCAAACCATTTGCATGCTCTAGCGGCGGTGGGTCGCGCCAAAGGGATCGCAACTATTGGCTGCGTGCGAGCAGATGCGAATTCCCAGCTAACACCAACCTTACAAGATGCCAAAGACTGGGGCATGTCCCTTCATTATTTAAGTCGCAGCGATTATCGTCGCCGTGGCGATACGGTGTTTATCGCTGAGCTGGCAGCTCAATACCCTAATACTTATTTGATTCCCGAGGGCGGCGGTAATGTACTTGGCGCTCAGGGGTGTGGGAATATCGTCGATTTAATTCCAGCCGCGGGTCAAGCCTATGCTGCGGTGGTTCTTGCCTGCGGTACTGGCACAACCTTAGCCGGGGTGGCATCAAAGAGTGCAGACGGGGTAAAAGTAATAGGAATACCGGTATTAAAGGCCGAGAAATTTATGGCCACGGATATTGCTATATTATTGTCAGATTTGGGTGGTGACAGAGGTAATTGGCGGCTGGATCATCGATTTCACGGCGGTGCTTATGCGCGATTACCGCAGCACATGGCGGAATATATGACGGCATTCGAGCGCCGCCAGAATGTCTTGCTTGATCCGGTGTACACCGCCAAAGCGGCGTATGCGGTACAATATATGGTCGACAATAAGGAATTTGACCCGGGCAATCGAGTATTGCTTATTCATACCGGCGGCCTGCAGGGGCGGCGTGGCTTTGGCTTGGATTTGGGCGCGGCAGGTCGCTAG
- a CDS encoding NAD(+) kinase → MEQFRNIGVIGREGNGVAETLRRLIEFLQVRELGVVLDEAVSELLDDHDLRVSSRRMIGEVCDLIIVVGGDGSLLGAARTLARHNAPVLGVNRGRLGFLTDISPDEIETQVGAVLDGHYRLEQRFLLDVEVLRDGEPVGRGDALNDVVLNSGTSGHMMEFELFVDGEFVYRQRSDGLIIATPTGSTAYALSAGGPIMHPRLDAIAIVPMFPHTLSSRPIVIDGKSEIKMVVGRGNVVHPPVTCDGQVKITSQPGDVIYVRKKPHKLRLVHPLDHSFYASCRDKLGWGTHIGKEDSDV, encoded by the coding sequence ATGGAACAGTTTCGCAATATAGGTGTGATAGGGCGCGAAGGCAACGGTGTTGCTGAAACTCTAAGGCGCCTAATTGAATTTCTTCAGGTCCGAGAGTTGGGTGTAGTGCTTGACGAAGCGGTGTCTGAATTACTAGATGATCACGATCTACGGGTGAGTTCACGCCGTATGATTGGCGAGGTCTGTGATCTTATTATTGTTGTTGGTGGTGATGGTAGCCTGCTCGGCGCAGCCAGAACATTGGCTCGCCACAATGCGCCGGTTCTTGGTGTAAACCGCGGACGCCTTGGGTTTTTAACCGACATTTCTCCAGATGAAATAGAAACCCAAGTTGGCGCAGTACTAGATGGCCACTACCGGCTAGAGCAGCGATTTTTACTGGATGTTGAAGTGCTGCGCGACGGCGAACCTGTCGGTCGCGGCGACGCGCTTAATGATGTAGTACTAAACTCCGGTACCTCCGGTCATATGATGGAGTTTGAGTTGTTTGTTGACGGGGAGTTTGTGTATCGCCAACGCTCGGATGGCTTGATTATCGCGACCCCGACCGGTTCAACAGCCTATGCGCTGTCTGCCGGTGGCCCAATAATGCACCCGCGCCTTGATGCGATTGCCATTGTGCCGATGTTTCCACATACCCTCAGCAGCCGCCCGATCGTCATCGACGGAAAAAGTGAAATTAAAATGGTGGTTGGCCGCGGGAATGTGGTTCATCCGCCGGTAACCTGTGACGGTCAGGTGAAAATTACGTCCCAGCCTGGCGATGTTATTTATGTGCGTAAAAAGCCGCATAAATTGCGCTTGGTACATCCCTTGGATCACAGCTTTTATGCAAGCTGCAGAGATAAGTTGGGCTGGGGAACGCATATCGGTAAAGAGGATTCAGATGTCTGA
- a CDS encoding phosphoadenosine phosphosulfate reductase domain-containing protein, which translates to MIRLELMKMMDLDLKALNAELRHKSAADIIKWAMSLGEPMMGSTSFAPNAAVMLKLITDVAPEMPVVWADSGYNVPDTYRVAEQLKKLLNPNLKLYIPEITAEHRNAIMGGIPHPDDNPDLHKEFTRQVKLEPFSRAFADLAPKIWVTGIRKEETAFRQNLDILSWDGRGILKVAPIFYWTEADVLAFMAEHKLPSSKHYFDPTKVAENRECGLHTSA; encoded by the coding sequence TTGATTAGACTCGAATTGATGAAAATGATGGATCTGGACCTAAAAGCATTAAACGCTGAGCTGCGCCACAAGTCGGCTGCCGATATTATTAAATGGGCAATGTCTCTTGGCGAACCAATGATGGGTTCAACTAGCTTTGCACCGAATGCTGCGGTGATGCTTAAACTCATTACCGATGTGGCGCCAGAAATGCCGGTGGTCTGGGCAGACAGCGGTTACAATGTGCCGGATACGTATCGGGTTGCTGAACAGTTGAAAAAGCTGCTGAACCCCAACTTGAAATTATATATTCCCGAGATCACTGCTGAGCATCGCAATGCCATTATGGGTGGTATCCCTCACCCTGACGATAATCCAGATTTACATAAAGAGTTTACTCGGCAGGTAAAATTGGAGCCGTTTAGTCGCGCGTTTGCCGATTTAGCGCCAAAAATTTGGGTGACGGGTATTCGCAAAGAGGAAACCGCGTTTCGTCAGAATTTAGATATATTGTCGTGGGATGGTCGCGGTATTTTAAAAGTGGCGCCTATTTTTTATTGGACTGAAGCTGATGTGTTGGCGTTTATGGCAGAGCATAAATTGCCCTCGTCTAAGCATTATTTTGATCCAACTAAGGTAGCAGAAAATCGCGAATGCGGCTTGCATACCTCAGCGTAA
- a CDS encoding YeaC family protein has translation MDYEQLVDNITPTIYEGLKRAVEIGKWPDGRAVTPEQREHCMAGVIAYDLKANAEEERVGFIDRGSKAEGEVCGDDHSHDESDKDQVLKWAE, from the coding sequence ATGGATTATGAACAGTTAGTCGACAATATCACCCCGACAATTTACGAGGGGCTCAAGCGCGCGGTAGAAATAGGCAAGTGGCCAGACGGTCGAGCAGTGACGCCTGAGCAGCGCGAGCATTGTATGGCTGGAGTCATTGCCTACGATTTAAAGGCCAATGCAGAAGAAGAACGCGTCGGTTTTATAGACCGTGGCAGCAAAGCTGAGGGTGAAGTCTGTGGTGATGACCACAGTCATGACGAGTCCGACAAAGATCAAGTATTAAAATGGGCGGAATAA